Part of the Periophthalmus magnuspinnatus isolate fPerMag1 chromosome 18, fPerMag1.2.pri, whole genome shotgun sequence genome is shown below.
TTCTCTGGACGAAGTCCAAGAGTTTTAAAGTTCCTCAAGGTAGTCTCCTAGgaaacgaggagagaggagacgaggagagaggagacgaggagggaggaggagaaaggtgGGTTAgattcagatgacatcatcacatgaaCATTGAGACATTTTGTCATAAATCTCTGagctatgacatcatcacatcaggtctaaacccggtctaaacccggtctaaacccggtctaaacccggtctaaacccggtctaaacccggtctaaacccggtctaaacccggtcttaCCGAGGCCCTCTTGCTGTGGCAGTAGCTGGTCCAGGGCTGCGTCTCTAGGAGGAATAATCCGCCCGGCGACAGGCTCTGATAGGCTCGTGTGAAGAGCCTGGCCAAGCCCTCGTCTCCGCCCTGCAGCTGTATCCATTTGgccacacccagacacaggatGACATCATACAGGCCCCGCCCAGGCCACGCTTCCCCACTGCACACGTAATCGCCCTGGAAATGATAAGCCACACCCATTAATTAATAACATCATCAGGCCTGACCTCATCATACTTCTATGGACAACACAGGGGTCAGGTCCCCCAGACTCTCAGGGGTCCCACAGAGACTCTCAGGGGTCTTTACctgtgtggggtattaaagaggaggtatttactcctgtggggtattaaagaggaggtatttactcctgtggggtattaaagaggaggtatttactcctgtggggtattaaagaggaggtatttactcctgtggggtattaaagaggaggtatttactcctgtggggtattaaagaggaggtatttggcCCACTCCACTGGACTGTGTGTGATCAGGACTTTGTTCTGAGTTCCACACGTTCCACTTGTTCCTCAGGATGCTCCAGGGCATcaggtgtttttgaggaggtccTCTGGGACCTCGTGGATATTTGACCAActtggttcagtcgtggttttACAAAAAACAGAGTAAGTGAAACTCACCTGAAGAAAGGTGACGTTGTGAGGGAagtccagaggagcagggtccTCGGTCCGGTCCTCGGTCTGGATCATTGGGAGCAGAGGGGCACACAGTGGACCTCGAGTGACTCTAAACGACTGTGGGAACGACAGAGATGAGAGgatcctctgcagctcagacaagtcctggtccagaccccgGTCCAGGTCCAGACctcggtcctggtccagacctcggtcctggtccagacctcggtcctggtccagacccggGTCCAGGTCGAGACCCGGGTCCAGGTCGAGACCCGGGTCCAGGTCCAGACctcggtcctggtccagaccccggtcctggtccagaccccggtcctggtccagacctcgGTCCAGACccgggtcctggtttagctcctcGCTCCTTGTCCCCTTCccttgtctcctcgtctcctctcttctcatctcctccctcctcgttTCTTTCCCTCGTCTCCTCGCCCGCTCCTCTTTAaccaggtcatgtgacaggaaGTGTCGAACGTTCTGATTGGCCGCGTGCACCAGGCGCGGGTCTAGCTCCACCCCCAGgatgtgggcggggctaaaggaGCGCGCGATGAACAGAGTCACGTGACCGGGGCCACAGCCGACGTCGAGCGCCCGGCGGCCCCTGAACCAGCCGTCCTCCAGCAGGCCGAGACGCGCGTCGGCCCCGCCCACCACGCCGTCACCGTCGCCGTAGCAACCACAGAAACCGTAAAACTTACTACAGTTTCCAAACTGATACCGGCTCCGGTCCTTCGGCCGCAAACGCCGACCAGAGGGGCGGAGAGAGGCgctgaaagagagggagggcatctgaggtaaagacagcatctgacacacagggagggcatctgacacacggggagggcatctgacacacggggagggcatctgacacacggggagggcatctgacacacggggagggcatctgacacacggggagggcatctgaggtaaACCCACCTGTCTGCTttggcccctcccacctgtggcgtctcaaagcggattGGCTGAGCCTTGCTGGTTGCCGTGGTGACGCAGGAGGAGGTGGTGCGCCGCCGTCGGTTACCGCTCAGAGGGGGGTGGGTGTGTCTACGCTGAGGGGGCGGAGCCAAGTCGTCTCGACATGTGAGCGCCGTGTTCAGCTCACACCAGAGCGGAGACGAGTCTGAGAGATGacaagtactattactactactactactactattactactactactgctactgataTTAacactgatactactactattactactactactactaatactactgctactactactactagtagcagtagtagtagcagcagtattagtagtagcagtagtagtagtagcagtagtagtagtagtagtagtagtagtagtagtagtagtagtatcatctCTGCCTCTTCACACTGTGCCCTGTGTGTGTACCTgcagcagtatttgtagtaccCGCTGCAGTATTCTCTGTAGTACTGGCTGTAGTACCGGCTGTAGTACTAGCAGTACTCTCTGAAGTACTGTGCCCGTGACGGTGTCTGTGTCTGCGCCTCCTCTGCTGCGCCCCCTTCAGGTTGAGCGGGTCGGTGATGTCACGCGGCACCACGATCTCCACCGTGTCACCGCCCCTCTGCGGCAGCGGCGAGCTCTGAGGAGTCTCCTGATTGGTCAGTCTGCAAGGGAGAGGCGGAGTCAAACACTCTGCCActcaggaggagacaggaggtggagagaggaggaggagggggaggagagaggaggagaggaggaagaggagaagaggagaggagagttggaagagagaggagaagaggagaggaggagagaggaggaggaggagaggaggagagaggaggacagaggtaGCGTGTCCTGCTCGGTGCGTGTCCACACTCGTCCTCCAGGGGGCAGAGGTCACTGACCTGTTGACCTCGTCGTTCAGGAGAGAGTTCAGGTTCAGCGGGTCGAAGATGTTCCCGCCCAACAGGAAGTGGCTGGGCAGGACGGACTCCGATTGGCTCTCGCTGTTAGCACGGCGACGGCGTTTGGGAGGGGCCCTGAAGCCGCCCAGCGAGCAGCGCCGCTTCCCCATTGGCTGAGAGGAGACGGGGCGGGGCTTCGGCAGGGAAGGCTCCGATTGGACCAGAGCCGAGGGTTTGTCCAGTGACATCATCTTCCACCAATCACAGCTGAGGAGAgagaccaatcagaggagaggacacggaacaacgaccaatcagagctcaggGTCAGAGTACTGAGAGTACTGAAGTACTAAGAGTACTGAAGTACTGAGAGTACTGCAGTACTAAGAGTACTGAAGTACTGAGAGTACTGAAGTACTGAGAGTACTGAAGTACTGAGAGTACTGAAGTACTGAGAGTACTGCAGCCTTACGCAGAGCTAACGCTGTTAGCCTCAGAGGCTAAAGTACTGAGAGTACTGTACTGagagtactgcagtactgaAAGTACTGAAGTACTCAAGAGTACTGAAGTACTGGGAGTACTGCAGTACTGAGGGTACTGagagtactgcagtactgagagtactgcagtactgagagtactgcagtactgagagtactgcagtactgaGAGTACTGAAGTACTGagagtactgcagtactgaGGGTACTGAGAGTACTGCAGTACTGCGGGTACtgagagtacagagagtactgagagtactgcagtactgaGTCCACTACACTCCTGAGAGTACTGCAGTACTTCTTCAGCAGTAGTACTGTGTCCCTCTCATACTCACTCTGGTGTTTGTagaagtttgttgttgttgtttgtttagatCCGTGACCGAGCGCGTGCGTGGTCCAGTCGCGTGAGCACGCCTCTGTACGTGTGTCGTCATCAGCGCCTTACGCAGAGCTAACGCTGTTAGCCTCAGAGGCTAACCCCAAAACTAAAGCCTCAGAGCAGCGGGAGCGCGCCCGGTACCGGCAGTGCGCGAGCACACGAGCGCGTGTCAGACCTCCGGTGCAGGCGCGTGCGTGTGTCAGAGTGCACGCGGGTTCTGTTCGGTAAAAATCCTCCAGAACCGCGCGGAGTTTAGTCCCGAGAACCGAGACCACGGCCCTGCTGCGCCTTATCTGCGCTGCGTGATGGACAGGGCCCagggccaatcagagagcaggggCAGGGCTGAgggccaatcagaacgcagggGCAGGACTgagggccaatcagagcgcagggaTTGGTCAGAGCAGGCTGAAAGGCGGGAGCACAGCGGGGATTAAGCTGCGCATGCGCCAAAACTGCATCGACAACAACCCAAAGTctcaacaaacaaataaataagcaaacaaacaaataaacaaacaaataaataaataaataaacaaatgagagagtcatgtgacattcattctggtttctgattggataattctCTTGAACCAAGACattaaataataacataaataaatgacgTCACGTCCAGTCTTTTTCATTATGAATAAATGAGTCAGAATAATTCAAGTTCAGCTGGTGTCTggggtcacacagaggtcaggTTCAGCTGGTGTCTggggtcacacagaggtcaAGTTCAGCTGGTGTCTggggtcacacagaggtcaAGTTCAGCTGGTGTCTggggtcacacagaggtcaggTTCAGCTGGTGTCTggggtcacacagaggtcaggTTCAGCTGGTGTCTggggtcacacagaggtcaAGTTCAGCTGGTGTCTggggtcacacagaggtcaggTTCAGCTGGTGTCTggggtcacacagaggtcaAGTTCAGCTGGTGTCTGGGGTCACACAGAGGTGAacatgtgggagggcatctgacacagcaCAACATGTGCAGATTAACTACAGACCTGTAGATCTCAGTCTAACACAggaagatgggagggcatctgacacagggacaggacgggagggcatctgacacagggacaggaggacgggagggcatctgacacagggacaggaggacgggagggcatctgacacagggacaggaggggagggcatctgacacagggacaggaggggagggcatctgacacagggacaggaggacgggagggcatctgacacagggacaggaggacgggagggcatctgacacagggacaggaggacgggagggcatctgacacagggacaggacgggagggcatctgacacagggctGTGTGTGGTTCAGACTACATCCCCCACACTGCCTGTCTGTGTGGACTCCATTTCCCATGGTGCTTTGCAGTTAAATCCCTAAAGAGGATTTGTTTGATGAGTCGTCGACATGCCCCTGAAACGAGAAGGTAACACAACATTTACTCTgactaacccagaactgaaccaggactaaaccaggactagaccaggactagaccaggactaaaccaggactagaccaggactaaactaggactagaccaggactaaactaggactaaactaggactaaaccaggactaaagcaggactaaaaaaggaatcctggtttagtcctgataaagtcctggtttagtcctggtttagtcctgtttcagtcgtggttcagtcctggtttagtcctggtttagtcctggtctagtcctggtttagtcctggtttagtcccggtctagtcctggtttagtcctggttcagtcctggtttagtcccggtctagtcctggcttagtcctggtttagtcccggtctagtccaagttcagtcctggttcagtcctggttcagtcccggtttagtcctggtttagtcctggtttagtcctggtctggttcttcACATGTCTCTCTTGCTCAGACACGGAGAAGGCTCTGATGGAGGCGGCGGCACAAAAtgaagaggtcaaaggtcgcgCAGAGAAACTTCTCAATGTTTTTCAGAGTGACCTCTTCCAGGCTCTGCTcggtaagtcctggtttagtcccggtttagtcctggtttagtcctggttcctgACCGGGTCTCTCTCTGCAGATATCCAGGAGTTTTATGAGCTGACCGTCAACGAGAACCAGACGAACCCTGACGAGACAGACCAAGTAAGACCCtgtccccgtttagtcctggtttagtcctggtttagacctggcttagtcctggtttagtcctggtttagtcctggtttagtcccggtttagtcctggtttagtcctggtttagtcctggtttagtcccggtttagttctggtttagacctggtttagtcctggtttagtcctggtttagtcccggtttagttctggtttagacctggtttacacgaCCCACAGCCACAAGGTTTcaggtttgattcccagacCCTCAGAGATGACGGTCTGGACCATGGCCCTGGTCCGATTCAGGTCCGTCCTGGTCCAGACTCTGGTCTGTGAGGTGTAGTCCTGGACCaggacctggtttggatctggacTCTGCCTGGGCCCAGAACTGGAGCAAACACAGcatcctcctcgtctcctctctcctagcacctcatctcctctcttctcgtgtcctatctccttgtctcctagcacctcatctcctctctcctcgtctcctagctccttgtctcctcatctcctctctcctcatctcctctctcctcgtctcctagctccttgtctcctcatctcctctctcctcatctcccctctcctcgtctcctagcgcctcgtctcctctctcctagcTCCTCGTGTCCtagctcctcgtctcctctctcctcatctcctctctcctcgtgtcctagctccttgtctcctctctcctcatctcctctcctctgtccttgtctcctctcctctctccttgtgtcctagctcctcgtctcctctctcctcgtgtcctagctcctcctctcctctctcctcatctcctctctcctcctctcctagctcctcgtctcctcatctcctctctcctcatgtcctagctcctcgtctcctctctcctcatctcctctctcctcgtctcctctctcctcatctcctctctcctcgtctcctcatctcctctctcctcgtgtcctagctcctcgtctcctctctcctcatctcctctctcctcgtctcctcatctcctctctcctcatctcctctctcctcgtctcctcatctcctctctcctcatctcctctctcctcgtctcctagctccttgtctcctcatctcctctctcctcatctcctctctcctcgtctcctagctccttgtctcctcatctcctctctcctcatctcccctctcctcgtctcctagcgcctcgtctcctctctcctagcTCCTCGTGTCCtagctcctcgtctcctctctcctcatctcctctctcctcgtgtcctagctccttgtctcctctctcctcatctcctctcctctgtccttgtctcctctcctctctccttgtgtcctagctcctcgtctcctctctcctcgtgtcctagctcctcctctcctctctcctcatctcctctctcctcctctcctagctcctcgtctcctcatgtcctagctcctcgtctcctctctcctcatctcctctctcctcgtctcctcatctcctctctcctcatctcctctctcctcctctcctagctcctcgtctcctctctcctcgtgtcctagctcctcctctcctctctcctcatctcctctctcctcatctcctctctcctcgtctcctcatctcctctctcctcgtgtcctagctcctcgtctcctcatctcctctctcctcgtctcctcatctcctctctcctcatctcctctctcctcgtctcctcgtctcctcatctcctctctcctcatctcctctctcctcgtgtcctagctcctcgtctcctcatctcctctctcctcgtctcctcatctcctctctcctcatctcctctctcctcgtctcctcgtctcctcatctcctctctcctcatctcctctctcctcgtgtcCTAGCTCCTTGTCTCCTCGCTCCTACAGCCTCCTGTTGCCTGGAAACAGCTGCAGCAGCGTCACCGGGGCAACAGCTGcaggtttccatggcaacacctcCCCATCCCTCCCAAAGAgaatcaaataaataacagaaaataaataaataaaagcggAAAAAAAGGGAAAGAGGCGCGAGCGCAGCCCCATTTTACCGCCATTCACCGCGATCTCCCGCCATTCACGAGAGACGGGGGCGCGcgcgaggagacgaggaaacgaggaagggaggaaagaaggaaggaaggacgCGAGCGAGGAAGGAGGGAACGAGGAGGATGTGAGGGCGCGTGATGGGGACATGGACTGTCTCTGCATCGTCACCACCAAGGTACGGCACgtggtcccggtctagtcccggtctggtcccggtctggtcccggtctggtcccggtctggttctggtctagtccagattttGACGCGGTACAGTGTCGTCCCGGTTCAGAGCTGAGCAAGCCtcgagttagtcctggtttagttctgatttagaccttgtgtctgtcctggtttagtcctggtttagacctggtttagtccgggtttagtcccggtttagtcccggtttagggCTGAATCCAAGCAGGTCCCGGTATAAACCTGTTTGGAGGTACGTGTTGCTTTAGTCTGGTTCTGTGTTCTGGTCCAAATGGAGTcctgatggtttagtcctggttcagtcctggtttagtcctggttcagtcctggtttagtcctggtttagtcctggtttagtcctggttcagtcctggttcagtcctggtttagtcctggtttagtcctggttcagtcctggttcagtcctggtttagtcctggttcagtcctggtttagtcctggtttagtcctggtttagtcctgtttagtcctggttcagtcctggttcagtcctggttcagtcctggtttagtcctggttcagtcctgattcagtcctggtttagtcctggttcagtcctggtttagtcctggtttagtcctggttcagtcctggttcagtcctggtttagtcctg
Proteins encoded:
- the mepceb gene encoding 7SK snRNA methylphosphate capping enzyme isoform X2; the protein is MMSLDKPSALVQSEPSLPKPRPVSSQPMGKRRCSLGGFRAPPKRRRRANSESQSESVLPSHFLLGGNIFDPLNLNSLLNDEVNRLTNQETPQSSPLPQRGGDTVEIVVPRDITDPLNLKGAQQRRRRHRHRHGHSTSESTASTTAGTTASTTENTAAGTTNTAADSSPLWCELNTALTCRDDLAPPPQRRHTHPPLSGNRRRRTTSSCVTTATSKAQPIRFETPQVGGAKADSASLRPSGRRLRPKDRSRYQFGNCSKFYGFCGCYGDGDGVVGGADARLGLLEDGWFRGRRALDVGCGPGHVTLFIARSFSPAHILGVELDPRLVHAANQNVRHFLSHDLVKEERARRRGKETRREEMRREETRRQGKGTRSEELNQDPGLDRGLDQDRGLDLDRGLDQDLSELQRILSSLSFPQSFRVTRGPLCAPLLPMIQTEDRTEDPAPLDFPHNVTFLQGDYVCSGEAWPGRGLYDVILCLGVAKWIQLQGGDEGLARLFTRAYQSLSPGGLFLLETQPWTSYCHSKRASETTLRNFKTLGLRPEKFTSFLTATIGFSSYRLLTRPGNPRPIYLFHKGPAPRK
- the mepceb gene encoding 7SK snRNA methylphosphate capping enzyme isoform X1; the encoded protein is MMSLDKPSALVQSEPSLPKPRPVSSQPMGKRRCSLGGFRAPPKRRRRANSESQSESVLPSHFLLGGNIFDPLNLNSLLNDEVNRLTNQETPQSSPLPQRGGDTVEIVVPRDITDPLNLKGAQQRRRRHRHRHGHSTSESTASTTAGTTASTTENTAAGTTNTAADSSPLWCELNTALTCRDDLAPPPQRRHTHPPLSGNRRRRTTSSCVTTATSKAQPIRFETPQVGGAKADSASLRPSGRRLRPKDRSRYQFGNCSKFYGFCGCYGDGDGVVGGADARLGLLEDGWFRGRRALDVGCGPGHVTLFIARSFSPAHILGVELDPRLVHAANQNVRHFLSHDLVKEERARRRGKETRREEMRREETRRQGKGTRSEELNQDPGLDRGLDQDRGLDQDRGLDQDRGLDLDPGLDLDPGLDLDPGLDQDRGLDLDRGLDQDLSELQRILSSLSFPQSFRVTRGPLCAPLLPMIQTEDRTEDPAPLDFPHNVTFLQGDYVCSGEAWPGRGLYDVILCLGVAKWIQLQGGDEGLARLFTRAYQSLSPGGLFLLETQPWTSYCHSKRASETTLRNFKTLGLRPEKFTSFLTATIGFSSYRLLTRPGNPRPIYLFHKGPAPRK